Proteins from a genomic interval of Bacteroidota bacterium:
- a CDS encoding carboxypeptidase-like regulatory domain-containing protein, whose translation MNLRFKILFSLFLFFLSEAIAFSQDAKITGKVYDFQTREALPFVNIKYKGGKPFTTSDVDGNFSITAEGPSDSLEVSYIGYKTKKVKIKRNVSQTLNISIEPDVLSLKEVVILPGENPAHRILRKVIAHKPEHNRDKLLSYEYEVYNKIEFDLNNIPPKIKEKKILKPIKFVFDYIDSTSITEKPFLPLLLSEALSNYYWKKSPRFKKEIIKASKISGMQDKSMTQFMGEMYQNVNIYDNDILVFGKQFPSPISDHALLYYKFYLIDSLYLDNHRCYQLQFKPKWKQELCFTGNMWVADTSFAVKRLEMSLPNDINLNFVKTLGVVQEYTVADSMWMLSRDRLIVDFKLDEYRKKSLTAGFYGRKTTSYTNIVINKPRPDDFYSRMENIIVLDSADKHTDEFWKQNRHDTLSKNEKQIYKMVDTIKSLPIYQSYYNWIYFLANTYKPWGYVEIGPYHKIYSKNVVEGNRFRLGGRTSDKFSKWVELSGYGAYGTLDKQFKYSTTFRTYITKKPRQILSLGYKDDVEVLGQSPNAFTPDNILTTIFRRRPLSSLTKVQQALTSYEFEPHQGLNMKFFFINRVMTPLGGFTYQYHIDDTTLGTQNNIISSELQALIRFAYNEKYIEYTFSRASMGTRYPVVTLLYTYGMKGIFQSNYEYHKLSLNINDRFRINPLVGYTDYIVEAGKIFGTVPYPLLTLHGGNETIIYDPYAYNMMNYYEFASDQYVTAQVFHHFEGFFLNHIPIMRRLKWREVVSAKWLVGSISEKNQNVFVFPSTLTSLNQGPYYEVSAGVENIFRFFRIDVLWRLSYIDKNYVSFYTAASGDKKVPIVGVRGSLQINF comes from the coding sequence ATGAACCTCCGTTTCAAAATTCTTTTTTCTCTTTTCTTATTTTTTTTAAGTGAAGCGATTGCTTTTTCTCAAGATGCAAAAATCACCGGCAAGGTTTACGATTTTCAAACCCGCGAAGCGCTTCCGTTTGTAAACATAAAATACAAAGGCGGAAAACCCTTCACCACCTCCGATGTGGACGGAAATTTTTCCATCACTGCCGAAGGTCCTTCCGATTCGCTCGAAGTTTCTTATATAGGATATAAAACGAAGAAAGTAAAAATCAAGCGGAATGTTTCTCAAACGCTGAACATTTCAATTGAGCCCGATGTTCTCTCGCTGAAAGAAGTGGTGATTCTGCCCGGTGAAAATCCTGCCCACCGCATTTTGCGGAAAGTGATTGCGCACAAGCCCGAACATAACCGCGATAAACTTCTCTCGTATGAATACGAAGTGTACAACAAAATAGAATTTGATTTGAATAACATTCCCCCGAAAATAAAAGAGAAGAAAATCTTGAAGCCCATCAAGTTCGTGTTTGATTACATTGACAGCACCAGCATAACGGAAAAACCTTTTCTTCCTCTTCTTCTTTCCGAAGCCCTTTCAAATTACTACTGGAAAAAAAGTCCGCGCTTCAAAAAAGAAATAATCAAAGCGAGTAAAATTTCGGGAATGCAGGATAAAAGCATGACACAGTTCATGGGAGAAATGTATCAGAACGTAAACATTTATGATAATGATATTCTCGTTTTCGGAAAACAATTTCCCAGCCCCATTTCCGACCACGCATTGCTCTACTATAAATTTTATCTGATTGACAGTTTATATCTGGATAATCACCGCTGCTACCAGTTGCAGTTCAAACCAAAATGGAAACAGGAATTATGTTTCACCGGCAACATGTGGGTTGCCGATACTTCTTTTGCCGTGAAGCGCCTCGAAATGTCTTTGCCGAATGACATCAACCTGAACTTTGTGAAAACACTTGGTGTGGTGCAGGAATATACCGTTGCAGACAGCATGTGGATGCTCAGCCGCGACCGCCTCATAGTGGATTTCAAACTGGATGAGTACAGGAAAAAAAGTTTAACTGCAGGATTCTACGGGAGAAAAACTACTTCCTACACAAACATTGTCATCAACAAGCCGCGCCCCGATGATTTTTATAGCCGCATGGAAAATATTATTGTGCTCGACAGTGCCGATAAACATACCGATGAATTCTGGAAACAAAACCGCCACGATACGCTTTCTAAGAATGAGAAACAGATTTATAAAATGGTTGACACCATCAAATCGCTTCCCATCTATCAATCCTATTACAACTGGATTTATTTTCTTGCGAACACCTACAAGCCCTGGGGCTATGTTGAAATTGGTCCGTATCATAAAATTTACAGCAAGAATGTGGTGGAAGGAAATCGTTTTCGTTTAGGCGGAAGAACCAGCGATAAATTCAGCAAGTGGGTTGAGTTGAGCGGCTATGGCGCATACGGAACACTTGACAAGCAATTCAAGTACAGCACCACTTTCAGAACATACATTACAAAAAAGCCAAGGCAAATACTTTCGCTCGGATATAAAGATGATGTGGAAGTTCTCGGGCAAAGCCCCAATGCATTTACTCCCGATAATATTCTCACCACCATTTTCCGCAGGCGCCCGCTCAGCAGTTTAACAAAAGTTCAGCAGGCGCTCACCAGTTATGAATTCGAACCTCACCAGGGCCTCAACATGAAATTCTTTTTCATCAACCGCGTGATGACCCCGCTCGGTGGATTCACTTACCAATATCATATTGATGATACCACGCTCGGAACGCAAAACAATATTATTTCTTCCGAACTTCAGGCGCTCATTCGTTTTGCTTACAATGAAAAATATATTGAATACACTTTTTCGCGGGCGAGCATGGGCACGCGCTATCCGGTGGTAACGCTGCTTTACACGTATGGAATGAAAGGAATTTTCCAAAGTAATTACGAATACCATAAACTCAGTTTGAATATCAATGACCGCTTCCGCATCAATCCGCTGGTGGGCTACACCGATTATATTGTGGAGGCAGGAAAAATTTTCGGAACAGTTCCCTATCCGTTGCTCACGCTGCACGGAGGAAATGAAACTATTATTTATGATCCGTATGCTTACAACATGATGAACTATTACGAATTTGCCAGTGACCAATATGTAACCGCGCAGGTGTTTCATCACTTCGAGGGATTTTTTCTCAATCACATTCCCATCATGCGCAGGTTGAAATGGCGTGAAGTGGTTTCGGCAAAATGGCTGGTGGGGAGCATCAGTGAAAAAAATCAAAATGTTTTTGTTTTTCCTTCCACGCTCACTTCGTTAAACCAAGGTCCTTATTATGAAGTAAGCGCAGGAGTTGAAAACATTTTCCGGTTTTTCCGCATTGATGTGCTCTGGCGTTTGTCGTATATTGATAAGAACTATGTAAGTTTTTATACGGCAGCCAGCGGAGATAAAAAAGTCCCCATTGTGGGTGTGCGCGGCTCGCTGCAAATTAACTTTTAA
- a CDS encoding tyrosine recombinase XerC codes for MNKEAFIKYLRYEKRMSPHTVNAYSNDLEQFYLYLKNIYSFNDIKEVNHSIIRSWIVSLMENKITARSVNRKISTLKSFYKFLLREKVVDINPMHKIQSPKNPKRLPEFVEESKMNSLIEDVKFEDDFEGKRNLLIIEMLYSTGMRRAELVNLKESDINFHGSTVKVLGKRNKERLIPLTSGLKILIKKYIEEKNKSIEPRADYLFLTKKGNQIYPSAVYRIVRDSLEKVTTLSKKSPHVLRHTFATHLLNNGANLNAIKELLGHANLSATQVYTHNTIEKLKSVYSKTHPKA; via the coding sequence ATGAATAAAGAGGCATTCATAAAATATCTCCGCTATGAAAAGAGAATGTCTCCGCATACCGTAAATGCTTATTCAAATGATCTTGAGCAGTTTTATTTATATCTGAAAAATATTTATTCATTCAATGATATTAAGGAAGTAAACCATTCCATCATTCGTTCGTGGATAGTTTCTCTCATGGAAAATAAAATCACCGCGCGTTCCGTAAACAGAAAAATCAGCACGCTTAAATCATTTTATAAATTTCTTCTTCGCGAAAAAGTTGTGGATATAAATCCCATGCACAAGATCCAATCTCCAAAGAATCCTAAACGTTTGCCAGAGTTTGTGGAAGAAAGTAAAATGAATTCATTAATTGAAGATGTGAAATTCGAAGATGACTTTGAAGGAAAGCGCAATCTTCTTATAATAGAAATGCTTTATTCTACCGGCATGAGGCGCGCTGAACTGGTGAATCTGAAAGAATCGGATATTAATTTTCATGGCAGCACAGTAAAAGTTTTAGGAAAAAGAAATAAAGAACGCCTTATTCCGTTGACTTCCGGATTGAAAATTCTTATAAAGAAATATATCGAAGAAAAAAATAAATCCATCGAACCAAGGGCGGATTATTTATTTCTGACGAAAAAAGGAAACCAAATTTATCCAAGTGCCGTATACCGAATTGTAAGGGATTCTCTTGAAAAGGTGACAACATTATCCAAGAAAAGCCCGCATGTGTTGAGGCATACTTTTGCAACACATTTATTAAACAACGGAGCAAACCTGAATGCAATTAAAGAACTTCTTGGCCATGCGAATCTTTCAGCCACACAAGTTTACACGCACAACACCATTGAGAAATTAAAATCTGTATATTCGAAGACACATCCGAAAGCATAA
- the mdh gene encoding malate dehydrogenase, translating into MKVTVVGAGNVGATCADVIAQRDYANEICLLDIKPNFAEGKALDIFQAAPIHLYDSRVKGSTSDYSKTANSDVVVITSGLPRKPGMSRDDLISTNAGIVKGVTENILKHSPNTILIIVSNPLDVMTYCAYLTAKKSSSKVFGMAGILDTARYRAFLAEELNCSPKDIQAVLMGGHGDTMVPLPRYTTVGGIPVTELISKEKLDAIIQRTKVGGGEIVNLLGTSAWYAPGAAAAQMVEAIALDQKRIFPVCAMLNGEYGMKNIYLGVPVILGKNGIEKIIELKLNTDEKKLLESSAKAVKEVMSVLDNMKVVA; encoded by the coding sequence ATGAAAGTTACAGTTGTAGGAGCAGGAAATGTTGGCGCAACCTGTGCCGATGTAATTGCGCAGCGCGATTATGCAAATGAAATTTGCCTTCTCGACATAAAGCCGAATTTTGCCGAAGGAAAAGCGCTCGATATTTTTCAGGCGGCACCCATTCATCTTTACGATTCGCGCGTGAAAGGAAGCACCAGCGATTATTCCAAAACCGCAAACTCGGATGTGGTGGTGATTACTTCCGGGCTTCCGCGAAAACCCGGCATGAGCCGCGATGATTTGATTTCTACCAACGCAGGAATTGTGAAAGGAGTTACGGAAAATATTCTGAAACATTCTCCGAATACGATTCTGATTATCGTGAGCAATCCGCTCGATGTGATGACTTACTGCGCCTATCTCACAGCGAAAAAAAGTTCTTCAAAAGTTTTCGGCATGGCCGGAATTCTGGATACGGCTCGCTACCGCGCATTTCTTGCCGAAGAATTAAATTGTTCGCCAAAAGATATTCAGGCGGTGCTCATGGGCGGGCATGGCGATACCATGGTTCCGCTTCCGCGCTACACAACGGTGGGAGGCATTCCGGTTACTGAACTCATCTCGAAAGAAAAATTAGACGCAATTATTCAGCGCACAAAAGTTGGCGGAGGAGAAATTGTAAATCTCCTCGGAACATCCGCATGGTATGCACCCGGTGCTGCTGCCGCTCAAATGGTGGAAGCCATTGCGCTCGACCAGAAACGGATTTTTCCGGTGTGCGCAATGCTGAACGGAGAATACGGAATGAAAAATATTTATCTCGGTGTGCCGGTGATTCTCGGAAAAAACGGAATTGAAAAAATCATTGAACTCAAATTAAATACGGACGAGAAAAAACTTTTGGAATCATCCGCAAAAGCCGTGAAAGAAGTGATGAGCGTGCTGGATAATATGAAAGTAGTTGCTTGA
- a CDS encoding four helix bundle protein — translation MNKNDLIERTRKFAIRVFKLVDLLPKSKATDVISYQLLKSASSVAANYRASARAKSRVDFSNKIKTVLEEADESNFWLTFIKDLELLIKNKELNELIQESSELTAIFTTSVKTLSNS, via the coding sequence ATGAATAAAAACGATTTGATTGAGCGGACAAGAAAGTTTGCAATAAGGGTTTTCAAACTTGTTGATTTACTTCCTAAATCGAAAGCAACAGATGTTATTTCATATCAACTTTTGAAATCTGCTTCATCCGTTGCTGCTAACTATAGGGCAAGTGCCCGGGCAAAATCAAGAGTCGATTTTTCCAATAAAATAAAAACAGTTCTTGAAGAAGCGGATGAAAGTAACTTTTGGCTTACTTTTATTAAAGATTTAGAATTACTCATAAAGAATAAAGAGTTAAATGAATTAATTCAAGAGTCCTCTGAATTAACTGCTATTTTTACAACTTCAGTCAAAACTTTAAGTAATTCATAG
- a CDS encoding 30S ribosomal protein S21, whose amino-acid sequence MLHVQIKEGEGVEKALKKLKKKFEKTGILRELRSRQVFTKPSIKRREIIKRAKHRQRQAQSEE is encoded by the coding sequence ATGTTGCACGTTCAGATAAAAGAAGGTGAAGGCGTAGAAAAAGCCCTCAAGAAATTAAAAAAGAAATTTGAAAAGACAGGTATTCTCCGTGAACTTCGCAGTCGCCAGGTTTTCACAAAGCCGTCCATCAAGCGCAGGGAAATCATCAAGCGCGCGAAACATCGCCAGCGTCAGGCGCAATCGGAAGAATAA
- the lptB gene encoding LPS export ABC transporter ATP-binding protein: protein MILRTENLIKRYKSRTVVNNVSVEVKQGEIVGLLGPNGAGKTTTFYMTVGLIKPNGGKIFLDEIEITKEPMYKRAQKGIGYLPQEASVFRKLSVEDNLRAVLEMTKLSKEEQKSKIESLLEEFGLNKIRNSNGDVLSGGERRRTEIARCLAVNPNFILLDEPFAGIDPIAVEDIQNIVRKLKEKNIGILITDHNVHETLTITDRAYLLYEGKILKAGTAQELAEDEQVRRVYLGKNFELR from the coding sequence ATGATTTTACGAACTGAAAATTTAATCAAGCGATATAAAAGCAGAACAGTAGTAAACAATGTTTCCGTAGAAGTGAAGCAGGGAGAAATTGTTGGCTTGCTGGGACCGAACGGTGCAGGGAAGACCACTACTTTTTACATGACCGTTGGATTAATCAAGCCCAATGGAGGAAAAATTTTTCTCGATGAAATTGAAATCACCAAAGAACCCATGTACAAGCGCGCACAAAAAGGAATCGGTTATCTTCCGCAGGAAGCATCGGTGTTTCGTAAATTATCGGTGGAAGATAATTTGCGCGCAGTGCTTGAGATGACAAAACTTTCCAAAGAAGAACAAAAAAGTAAAATAGAAAGTTTACTCGAAGAATTTGGATTGAATAAAATCCGTAATAGCAATGGCGATGTGCTTTCGGGAGGAGAAAGAAGAAGAACTGAAATTGCTCGCTGCCTTGCTGTTAATCCGAATTTTATTTTGCTCGATGAGCCCTTTGCCGGCATTGACCCCATTGCAGTGGAAGATATTCAGAACATTGTGCGCAAACTCAAAGAAAAAAATATCGGCATCCTCATCACCGACCACAATGTGCACGAAACACTAACGATTACCGACCGTGCCTATCTTCTTTACGAAGGAAAAATTCTCAAAGCAGGAACCGCTCAGGAACTTGCCGAAGACGAACAAGTGCGCAGGGTCTATCTTGGAAAAAATTTTGAACTGAGATAA
- the tatC gene encoding twin-arginine translocase subunit TatC, which produces MTFLQHLEALRWHLVRSAAVVMLLAFVLFCYKDFVFSTIIFGPMHSDFLTYRALCKISHLTGMGNTLCMQSISFELINIDLSGQFTTHIWTSVIGGVVVGSPYVLWEVWRFIRPALHEKEKKYTAGVVLYASLLFITGILFSYYIIVPMTINFLGNYQVSALVTNKISMDSYISTVTILTLIMGLVFELPILIFFLTKIGLLGPAFMRKYRKHAIVVILIVAAIITPTSDIPTLVIVSTPLYLLYEASIFVAKYAEKKA; this is translated from the coding sequence ATGACTTTCCTCCAGCATCTGGAAGCGCTGCGCTGGCATCTGGTGCGCTCGGCTGCGGTGGTCATGCTGCTGGCGTTTGTTTTATTTTGTTACAAGGATTTTGTGTTCAGCACCATTATTTTCGGTCCCATGCACAGCGATTTTTTAACCTACCGCGCGCTATGCAAAATCTCTCATCTCACAGGCATGGGCAATACGCTCTGCATGCAAAGCATTTCCTTCGAACTTATCAATATTGATTTATCGGGGCAGTTCACCACGCACATCTGGACATCGGTAATCGGTGGAGTGGTGGTGGGTTCTCCCTATGTGCTCTGGGAAGTGTGGCGGTTCATCCGCCCTGCGCTTCACGAGAAGGAAAAAAAATATACTGCGGGAGTTGTGTTGTATGCATCGCTGCTTTTCATCACCGGAATTCTTTTCAGTTACTATATTATTGTTCCCATGACCATTAATTTTTTAGGCAACTACCAGGTGAGCGCGCTGGTAACAAATAAAATTTCAATGGATTCTTATATTTCCACCGTAACCATTCTCACGCTCATCATGGGTTTGGTGTTTGAACTTCCCATTCTCATCTTTTTTCTCACGAAGATTGGCTTGCTTGGCCCGGCTTTCATGCGCAAATACCGCAAGCATGCCATTGTGGTCATACTTATTGTGGCGGCAATCATCACGCCCACATCTGATATTCCCACGCTGGTGATTGTTTCCACGCCTCTTTATTTATTGTACGAAGCGAGTATATTTGTGGCGAAGTATGCTGAGAAGAAAGCGTGA
- a CDS encoding clan AA aspartic protease translates to MKSIIPIRLIKLDDGFHIFVSAKINRKKASLIIDTGASRSAFDKERIKKFVDKNKFEKHEKLASGIGTNSMKSQITMLDKFQIGKIKLKDYFAILLDFSHVVAAYKQMGVKPIDGVLGSDILKSYNAVIDYGKKKLILTISHS, encoded by the coding sequence ATGAAAAGCATTATTCCAATCCGGCTGATAAAATTAGATGATGGCTTTCATATTTTTGTTTCTGCAAAGATTAACAGGAAGAAAGCATCTTTAATTATTGATACAGGCGCATCGCGCAGCGCATTCGACAAAGAACGAATCAAAAAATTTGTTGACAAAAATAAATTCGAGAAGCACGAGAAACTTGCCAGCGGAATAGGAACCAATTCCATGAAAAGCCAAATCACGATGCTCGATAAATTTCAAATCGGAAAAATTAAATTAAAAGATTATTTCGCAATCTTGTTGGATTTTTCCCATGTAGTTGCCGCGTATAAACAAATGGGCGTGAAACCGATTGACGGAGTGCTCGGCTCGGATATTCTGAAAAGTTATAACGCGGTGATTGATTACGGAAAGAAAAAATTAATATTGACAATTTCTCATTCTTAA